GAATGTAAGGAAAAAACCCTACAGGTTAAAATTACCAGCAAAATGTTAGAAGCCAGCTGAAGCAATGTGTGAAAAGTACTATTCATCATAACCATATGGAATTACCCCAGGAATACAAAATTGACTTAACAAGAAAGACACTGCATTATGTGtccaatagatgcagaaaaacaTGTTTGGTATAATCCAGTAGTTCATGAGAAAGTTTTACCATTGGGAACAGAAGGAACTTCATAAACATGGTAATAGCATTAACAACCCACTCATCAGGTGATATAATGCCACATTGTTGTATGTAATGGGGTGATGTGGTATGTAGGATTGAAAAACTGTCATGCTAAAATCGGGACTGGGATTAGGATGTTTGCTCTTGTTAAATTTATGCAACATTATTTCAGCATTTCTAACTtgggaaatttatttaaaaatgaaatgagaagaaACCAACTTGGAGGGGAAAATAAATGTTCCAGATGATGATACTATGTATACTGAACATTCTAaataatatatgcatacacacacacacacatacacacacaaacacacacacacacacacacacacacacacacacacacacacacacacacacacacagtgttagaCCTAACAAACCAGGTTGGCAAAGCAGAAGATGagagtcaatttttaaaaattgattttattccTATATAATATCAATGGGTGATCTGTAACTGAAACTgagaaaattttcatttgcaagagaAAATTCtttactcaaaaataaaaatcttaggaATGAGTGATGAAACAAATATGCAAATTATATGCTGGCAATTCAAAACATtattgaaagaaatcagagtagCTAATTAACTGAGAAGATAGTCTGTGTTCATTAATAAAGGACTTAATATTGTTAGGTCTTCATCTTCACAGTCAACACAATTGCTCTTAAAATCCCAACTGGATTCTTTGCAAAAATAGACTaaccctaaaattcatatggaatgtCGGGGGccataataaaatgttttgaaaaatagCAAAATTGGATTATTCActtgtctcattttttaaaatgtactacaGAACCACAGTAGTTAAATGTCTGGTACTGGAGTAGAATAGGCATGTAATTGAAAGGCATAGAATAGTGATCCAGATTTATAGTCTGTTAGTTTTCAACAGAGAAAGCAGCCCCCCCTCTTTAAACAAATGGTACTTACTGGCACAGGATGTTTACCTGCAAATGTATGGAgttagacttcttcctttcatcaGACAAAAATCCCAAAATGTGTTAAATATTAATACTGTAAAACTAGAAATATACAATTTTTAGAAAATGTAGACATAAATCATTAAGACCttgagtcaggaaaaaaaaatgtcttagaTACAGAAACTCAAGTgacaaactaaaatataaatagaacTTGATAAATTAAATTTTTGCATGTGTTTTCATAGGATActgtcaagaaaatgaaaagatggctCACAGATGGGGAAAATATCCTGGAATTATACATTTAATAAGTGAGTTAGACTGTAAAttgctggtgagatgactcaatgAGCAAAGTGCTTGTTGAGCAAGTATGAAGCTTTGAATGTGGGTCTTCAAAATCCATGCAAAGCCAGACACTGCTGCATGTGTTTTTGTAATACCAGTGCGAGCAGAACCAAGAAGCAAGGCAGAGAAATTTTAGtatctgacaaaacagacttcaaaactttagaagagatagagaaagacactacatgctcattttttttaaaaaaatccattaaaaggGTATTAtgattctaaacatttatgcatCAAGCACATGGTTGCCCAATTTCATAGAATAAACACAATTATATCTGAAATGATAAATCAAGCATAACACAGTGGTAATGAGTGACTTTGAtactccactctcaccaatagGCAGGTTattcaaacaaaactaaaataaactctGGAGTTATATAATAAATCAAACAAACCTAGCATCTACAGAAAATTCCACCTGACCAATAAAGTTTACACTTTCTTCTCATCAGCCCATGGAACTCTCCCCAAAATTGAACATATATTTGAACACAAAATGGGTCTCAACAAacagaggaaatttaaaataacatctgATTCCTATCTGACCACTATGGAATAAAGCTGGATatcagaaatagaaacagaaacataCAAAATCATGGAAGCTAAACAACTTGTTACTGAATGAAAATTGGATCAATGCAGAATTCAAAAAGTAAGTCAAAAGCTTTgtagaattgaaaaataaaaccacaacatACCAAAATCTATTAAAGACAATGAAGGCAATTCTTAGAGAAAAGCTCATATCATGAAATGCCTACATAAAAACTTGAGAAATCTCATATTGGTACCATAATATCTTTAgtatatatctttaaattttacttGCTTCTAAttagtttcaggaggttgtttttccttctttctaattTTCTGTATAAACTATTATCTCATCATCAATTGTCTTATACAAAATACTTACTGCTTTATTGCCATATAATGGGAGAAATGTGGCCACTGGTCTTTAGGAGAACATTCAAGATTAATGTTAAAACATGAAATCATGAGGTTTCCTAAGTTTTACAATAAAGCCAGCATACTGACAGGCATACCTATTTCAAACTTATCTATATAGGCCTCTGTAGCCCATCATCCCCCAAATATTCTACTAGTTAATTGTACTCATTTTCAATCCTTAGATTATTCAATctagttgttattatttttcttcctaagaagaagaaaaacattttatttatatggtgaTCAAATTTTTCTGTGACCCTCTGTCTAAAGCATCCACTTACCCTCAGTGACTTAGAATAAACGAACCATCATAAGGATGCTACATGTCTATGATCCCAGACCTTGGaacctgaggcagaaggatcgcAAGTTCAGGATCAGtttgggatacatagtgagatcccatgggaaaaagaaaagagatgaattGCATGACCACAACCGACAAAAGGAATGCGTTCATAAATTCACTGTCTTTCCAGTTTTAAAAACCATTTAGTGAAGTATTTAAGAAGAAATTGAAGAGACTTTGCTTTTTTATATTATCACATAGTAACTGCACAaaatatttgtttgcttgcttatttcctATCTTAATATTTTGGAAGggataaacattattttaaataatatctcCAAATGTTGGTGTGCTTGTTTTCCTCGTGATTAGATTCGGATGGTTTATTTTGGATGGCCATATTGCAGAAATGATGCAATAGCTGCAGTGCATCAATCATCTCAGTAGCACACAGAGTCAGTTTGTCCTGATACTGGTGATGTTAAGATGATTCTCCCAGGACTGTAGAGTTATTATCTTATCTTTGAAATTGTTAAGTAGCTTGCCATGAGATATTTTGACATGATGTAACTATCCTGTAGTTTACATAACTTTTTGTGATACCTATTTCCTAAAATCACCTTCAATTAGGAATGTTCTAATTGGACATTTTTCCTCTGTGTTTATGATTTTGAGCAGCTtatgaggaggagggaaagagattTTCATCCTTATTTATAACGTAATGAACTGATGcactttaagtttattttgtgaATTATGTCCATTAATttgtaggtttttaaaaattgatgccCAAAATAAGCTTTCCTGGATTTGGCAAGTATGATTCATCAAGTGAATGTCTGTGAAATGTTCCTGTCATTCTTTGCATATTCTTGCATTCTAGCATGATAAGATAATAATTTAATCctttctctgttaatttttatAGCAGCTACTTTTccaaaaaattaatttacttttgggTCACAATTCTGTTCATAAGCCAACATCTAGATCTTGGATGCCCTATTGTTGTAATAAGGTCCTGTCAACAGGAGTGCATTGAATAGAATTCCTGATCACTCATTGAGACATTCATTGAGTTATTTGtgctttaaaagaacaaatacaatatccttaatttaaaatagaaaaatcatatATCTTAGAACTCTTAGAATATATTTCTGATGAATATTCTATATTACAGTATTTACAAAAAATCTTTGACATACTTGACATACTAAGGattgaggaagaaggaggaataCAAATCTTTGTTTTAATGAGATCTTTGCAAGCATTTTGAAGGACCTGTCATTTGCTTTGAAGTCTTTAAAAGTTTGGTATAATTGCATCTTTGGGACATTATCCCTGAAGGATGAAAAGTTTCAAACCTCTGTATATTACTGCTTTTGAACTTTAAATTGTTCAGGGACAACAAGTATTCCCCCAAACAACAAGTGATTTAAACTTACATAGTATTGCAGTTGTGATCCTTTGGTAGTTTTGGTTATGTTGGTAACATCTGGCCATTTTGAAAGAAATGAACTGCATAATTAATTTTTCTGtaacatttcacattttaaaaatggatatattcattcttctttgtgtatAATTAGCCATAACTAACTGATGGAGTATatcattaaacatttttatttagagTTTATAGCATGGAATTCAGGTGGCAGAACCATTTTTGCATTGGCTACTATTTTAATGCAGTATAAAAATATCTAATTCTGAGCACCAAGCTATTGTTGGTCTTAACAATCATACACATTTTTCCcttaaagtaaaatttttataataatttacttGGCAGGTAGTTTGCAGAAAAATCCACAAGAAATAATTTGTTGGTTAATGCAAGAATCAAATATTATTGatggaagaaaatattaagaaaagaagcaaaaactaTGTTTGGTTAGCATAGAAAGGAGGAattctgagggtttttttttctgggttacTAAAGCTACATTCAGTGTTACAGTGTTTCAACTTGCAGCTAGGAGGAATTAATTagtaaaacaggaaaaataaatgaaagcagtTGTTAATTGGGTAGAAATGAGCCACAATGGAGAGAGAAGGCAAAGATGATGTAATGAGAATGAAGCAATTTGAAAACTGTATCTCTCTATAATCAACACAATAAGACATTGTTGTGTTGTTACTATGTTCACCATCTCTGTTGATGTCAACTTTCTAAAGGTGGAGAATGAGTAGAAGACTCTAGTGACTGAAATCcggaaacaaggaaaagaaacgAAGCCTGAATAATCGCAGCACAGCGGTAACCATCTGATGGGTagatttttctttgaaagaaagtGAAGAGATAGCAGTATGCATGTCAGGATAGTAGTGAAGGGAACATTTAAGAGCATGTGTGTTTGAAGAAAGATTGAAAAGAATCAGAAGGGAAAGATAAAGTTTGGAGGTGATAATGTAAGTGCAAAAGCAAGATGTTTTTGTAATAATTTTTGATAATGtaacatggaaaaaaatcaaatccaaagTGCCCTTTTTATAACTGTATCATCTTTAATCCTATTTTCAAAGAACTCttaaataaattttctaaaaGACTTTAATTTCTGCATTTCCTAGAAATTCATGGATTTTAATACATAGTAAGTGAATTACCTGTGTAAAATTTTTAGAACTCTTTAGATATGAGGTATGGGGCTCAATACTGAAGGAAACTGTGTAATAGAAGCATTTAAATGAGGTGGTATATTTTTGTTATTCACTTACAAAATGGTTCTCAAATGTAACCACAATGCTTTAAGCAATGTCATCTTCTGAAGCACATTTTATAAGCTGTTAACTAGACAGAGTTCTTTCTCCTCTTGTCTCTTCTTGcctcctgtcttctcttctcttcccctccccttctgttctcttcctcctcttcttcatagagtttgttttaaatttcattcatttctgtcaACATTCTTCCTTCATCCACTGAAGAGCATCCCTGATTTTTAGTATGAGTTGTCATCTCTTCAAGTATGTGAGTGACTTACTTTTCTAAATTGTGTTCAATTCACAAAGTTCAAAATTTACTTACCCAATGtccatttacatttttcttcattttgtcacTTTCATACTTTTATTGAAAACCTACTGTTCCAAAGACAGGATTATGGTCTGACAAAATATGGCTTTCTGCTTTCTgattaattattttctaaatcttGTTGTGGAGTAATCAAATTGATCAAGCCTGTCTTTCCCccttaggttaaaaaaaaaaaaaaacaaccaaaacacaaaacacaaaacacaaaacacaaaacaaacaaacaaaaaaacccattatcctgtaattgtgtgtatgtatgtgtgggagtATGAAGTTATGTTTATAACTAAGTCTGAAAGCACTTTCCTAGCTAAATgaacattacatttatttacattcCTCAGATGAAATGAATAGAATCTTACTAGAATAACTATTGGTGGTTGTAGTGCTAGGAAGGAAATGCAAGGAGAAAATGTCACTGTTTGGAGCTTTTTTTTCCTGGAGGGATTTTCCCGTTACCCAAGGTTAGAGATTGTTCTGTTTGTCTTCAGCCTTGTAATGTATTTGGTTACCATCCTGGGTAATAGTACCCTCATTTTAATCACTGTCCTGGATTCACACCTTCAAACCCCCATGTACTTGTTTCTTGGAAACCTCTCTTTCATGGATATCTGTTACACATCTGCTTCCATTCCTACTTTGCTTGTGAACTTGCTGTCATCCAAGAAAACCATTGTCTTTTCTGGGTGTGTGGTACAGATGTATCTATCTCTTTCCATGGGATCCACAGAGTGTATACTTCTGGctgtgatggcctatgaccgttatgtggccatctgcaaccCTCTGAGGTACCCCATCATCATGAACAGGCAAGTCTGTGTGCAGATGGCCACTGTCTCCTGGGTGACAGGATGTCTGACTGCCCTGCTGGAAACTAGTTTTGCCCTGAAGGTTCCCCTCTGTGGGAATGTCATTGATCACTTCACATGTGAAATTCTTGCAGTGCTAAAATTAGCTTGCATGAGTTCACTACTCATGGACATGGTTATGCTGGTGGTCAGTATTCTCCTTCTGCCCATTCCAATgctcttgatttgcatttcttatgGCTTCATCCTTTCGACGATTCTGAGAATCAGTTcaacagaaggaagaaacaaagcttTTTCAACTTGTGGAGCACACTTGACTGTGGTGATCTTATATTTTGGGGCTGCTCTCTCCATGTACCTGAAGCCTTCTTCGTCAAACTCACAACAAATAGACAAAATCATCTCATTGCTTTATGGAGTGCTTACTCCTATGTTGAACCCAATAATTTACAGCTTaagaaacaaagaagtaaaagatGCTGTGAAAAAACTTCTGGGAAAAGTGTCATTGGCACCAAGCATGTGACTATCTTTGACTGGGTCCCTGTGACTTTCCCAAGGATGAGCCATTGGCAGAACTCAGCAGAGAAATTCTAAACACCGTTCAGCCCTTTCAGATTCTGACCTGAATATTAGCTCTGCAATTTCACAGTCACAGGTATTTGTACACAGATTAATTTATTATGGATGGAGTAGGTCCCAAGGTTCACTTACTAATATTTTTCATCTTTGGTGTGGCATCAATTCAGTCACTGAGCATTTTCTCCAAAAGCAAACTTAGATAAATGTTGTCAGTGAATCTGAGTACCAGAAGAAATACTTTCTTTACTTTAATCCCTTATAGAATGGGGTAGGAGCCTAAAGATACAAACCAAAGAACTAAAGGAATAATAAAGATATTGGCACTTATTATGGAAGCAAGGAAATgaactcaaagaaagaaatgaaaagacttGGTCAACACCATACTGTACAGATGTTAGTGACAGTGTCCTTTTGACTTTTGGTCAGAGCTTATTC
This DNA window, taken from Cricetulus griseus strain 17A/GY chromosome 2, alternate assembly CriGri-PICRH-1.0, whole genome shotgun sequence, encodes the following:
- the LOC100757736 gene encoding olfactory receptor 2K2, with the protein product MQGENVTVWSFFFLEGFSRYPRLEIVLFVFSLVMYLVTILGNSTLILITVLDSHLQTPMYLFLGNLSFMDICYTSASIPTLLVNLLSSKKTIVFSGCVVQMYLSLSMGSTECILLAVMAYDRYVAICNPLRYPIIMNRQVCVQMATVSWVTGCLTALLETSFALKVPLCGNVIDHFTCEILAVLKLACMSSLLMDMVMLVVSILLLPIPMLLICISYGFILSTILRISSTEGRNKAFSTCGAHLTVVILYFGAALSMYLKPSSSNSQQIDKIISLLYGVLTPMLNPIIYSLRNKEVKDAVKKLLGKVSLAPSM